The following are encoded together in the Pseudoalteromonas shioyasakiensis genome:
- a CDS encoding haloacid dehalogenase type II → MAESQHQAKPKVIVFDVNETLLDLEQMQSSVAKALDGNTQLLPLWFSTMLHHSLVSTVSNDYHDFGEIGVAALMMVASNNQISLTKEQAKQAIVPPLLSLPAHSDVKPALAQLKLDYKLVSFTNSSNNGVKAQFQHAGLTDYFTHRYSVEDIKVYKPDLRAYKWLLEQLNVAPHEALMVAAHGWDVAGAKEAGMQTAFIARPGKALYPLAKQPDYIVKNLEELASLLTEK, encoded by the coding sequence CGAAACCTTGCTTGATCTTGAACAAATGCAAAGCTCAGTCGCTAAAGCGCTTGATGGCAATACTCAGTTATTACCGCTTTGGTTTTCGACCATGCTGCATCACTCCTTAGTGAGTACGGTGTCGAATGATTATCATGACTTCGGTGAAATTGGCGTTGCTGCACTGATGATGGTGGCAAGTAATAATCAAATTTCGTTAACTAAAGAGCAAGCAAAGCAAGCGATTGTGCCACCACTTTTATCTTTACCTGCGCATAGCGATGTTAAACCAGCGTTGGCGCAATTAAAGCTAGACTATAAGCTGGTCAGCTTTACAAATTCGTCAAATAACGGTGTTAAAGCGCAGTTTCAACATGCTGGCTTAACAGATTACTTTACTCACCGTTACAGTGTTGAAGATATTAAAGTGTATAAACCCGATCTGCGCGCTTACAAGTGGTTGCTTGAACAATTAAATGTAGCGCCTCACGAAGCTTTAATGGTTGCAGCGCACGGCTGGGATGTAGCAGGCGCTAAAGAAGCGGGTATGCAAACAGCGTTTATCGCAAGGCCCGGTAAAGCCCTTTACCCACTGGCAAAGCAACCAGACTACATCGTTAAAAACCTTGAAGAGTTAGCCTCTTTACTAACGGAAAAGTAA
- a CDS encoding efflux RND transporter periplasmic adaptor subunit, producing the protein MRLPFAPAKLSLSALLLVSAPLLLQGCSEAPQQQQGQMHPAAVATMTMETHDAPFTIELPATLSGSKEVEVRARVTGILESRNFEEGQRVEQGQSLFTIDLEPYQLAVDRAQAALDGAKAALVQADRDVKRLAKLRAEKSVSQRDYDNASSANDIAKTDLAAAKVALKEAQLNLEYAQVKAPVAGVMGREFVSEGTYVSGPDLLLTQMTQFDPIRIRFGLSEREQLQMRQDVKNGSLTLPEQGHWKTQIKLQDGSLYGQTGEVNFSDVRINPNTGTSEFQAIIPNPDFQLRPGQFVRVELSGAVRKNAFIVPQRAVLDNGTGKFVYVVSKNEQGMDVALPAPVKVGEWIKKPENEQYQNFWLIRSGLKEGDQVIVDGMARIFFPGMPVNVGKPAANPSHAE; encoded by the coding sequence ATGCGTCTGCCTTTCGCACCTGCCAAATTATCATTATCTGCGTTGTTATTAGTTTCTGCTCCTTTGCTACTGCAAGGTTGTTCTGAAGCGCCACAGCAACAACAGGGTCAAATGCACCCCGCTGCTGTCGCGACTATGACAATGGAAACTCACGATGCACCTTTTACTATTGAGCTACCAGCGACGCTGTCTGGTTCAAAAGAGGTTGAAGTTCGTGCCCGTGTCACCGGTATTCTTGAATCACGCAACTTTGAAGAAGGTCAGCGTGTAGAGCAAGGCCAATCACTGTTTACAATTGACCTAGAACCTTATCAACTTGCGGTTGATCGTGCGCAAGCTGCACTTGATGGTGCAAAAGCAGCGCTTGTTCAAGCTGATCGTGACGTTAAACGATTAGCTAAACTACGTGCCGAAAAGTCAGTTTCACAACGTGACTACGATAACGCAAGCTCAGCCAATGATATTGCTAAGACAGATTTAGCCGCTGCAAAAGTAGCCTTAAAAGAAGCGCAACTAAACCTTGAATATGCGCAAGTGAAAGCCCCTGTCGCAGGTGTAATGGGACGTGAGTTTGTCTCTGAAGGAACCTATGTTTCTGGTCCAGATTTATTACTGACTCAAATGACTCAGTTTGACCCTATTCGTATTCGTTTTGGCCTATCTGAGCGTGAACAACTGCAAATGCGTCAAGATGTTAAAAATGGCTCACTGACATTACCTGAGCAAGGCCACTGGAAAACACAAATTAAACTCCAAGACGGCTCTTTATACGGGCAAACCGGTGAAGTTAACTTCTCTGATGTGCGTATTAATCCAAACACAGGTACCAGTGAGTTTCAGGCAATTATTCCTAACCCTGATTTTCAACTTCGCCCGGGTCAATTCGTTCGTGTTGAGTTAAGTGGTGCAGTTCGCAAAAACGCTTTCATCGTGCCGCAACGTGCCGTGCTTGATAACGGCACCGGTAAATTTGTTTATGTAGTAAGTAAAAACGAACAAGGTATGGATGTCGCATTACCTGCCCCTGTAAAAGTAGGTGAATGGATCAAAAAACCAGAAAACGAGCAATACCAAAACTTTTGGTTAATCCGCAGTGGTTTAAAAGAAGGCGACCAAGTTATTGTTGATGGCATGGCACGTATTTTCTTCCCAGGTATGCCAGTCAATGTTGGCAAACCCGCCGCTAACCCAAGCCACGCAGAATAA